Proteins co-encoded in one Desulfobulbaceae bacterium genomic window:
- the flgK gene encoding flagellar hook-associated protein FlgK codes for MSSIGSVLNIAKEALLTHQASISVAGHNIANVDTPGYSRQVLQLNEALATPHRVGFFGNGVVAESITRKYDQFLVQRLMDQSSTMNYLEGQQQSMRIIETTFNEVPGLAVNDLMSQFWDAWQGLSNNPELSASRQTVVQQAQLLGEQFESMAAELTQASIDIGVAIDSSIDDVNALTTQLAKLNVNIASSETSKQQQNDLRDNRDQLLKDLASLVDVSYFETSNGAYTILMGDGHSLVEQGSSWSLDWADNNLLWINTTSTGKQYRTTIDQTDNMNGKIGGLIDLNKNLVEGNPDNYRGRLDALANGLIREVNQIHTQGVGLISFSERLTSAELANNAVLLHTTVDTLSSSDFIPAGTLTINDRSIGRIDSGINSRGLAMEKTYNAAQAINAAEAGVQARLTTLVAGNAVTGLGANETITFSVNGITVTHTAGAGGETAAQTASGVVTKINAAINSYDTAVPQNVPSEMTLEAIIGNGLNGGVTNSIVLRNTNQGDESRIIIAGVDNTIGAAEAKLGLTDGTYVADASHNTGELSLFSDEDPIQIDGGADDTYLGHLGWAGTIRYSNQAVTSDAALSTTQFDLNGRTIIIAVPGGTPVTAAPPAPSVTSIAVDEINKVAAFTGVTAEVGNGTNGGPLNSIVFSSDITNITIENYTVTGTDILNLTEINKLGANSADETSNDGKLSYEKADNMVANSLMGMAYADTLQTDGGSFDMWIYNTDGSLALSQPVNVSLERAYDLGDVADAINISIINSISPTPSAPWVEASVVANQLVLTPDSSHKFAFGGDTSNFLASIGINTIFTGNSASTFGINQTVVSNLSHLAAGQVNEFGEIFTGNNSNSLAISNLQRDETITFTGNRTDTFDGFYNSLIATIGLKGDSINVNLDYNTMVNDQLAELRDSTSGVSLDEEMSNLIRYQHAYSAAAKLISTADELMQTLLNTI; via the coding sequence ATGTCAAGTATTGGTTCAGTTCTCAATATAGCCAAAGAGGCCCTTTTAACACATCAAGCCTCAATTTCAGTAGCTGGCCACAACATTGCCAACGTTGACACGCCAGGCTACTCGCGCCAGGTTCTTCAGCTTAACGAGGCCCTGGCGACACCGCACCGGGTCGGTTTTTTCGGTAACGGCGTTGTGGCTGAATCAATAACTCGAAAATACGATCAATTCCTCGTTCAGCGCCTGATGGATCAGTCCTCAACAATGAATTATCTTGAAGGCCAGCAGCAGTCGATGCGAATAATCGAGACCACCTTTAATGAGGTTCCTGGTCTTGCTGTTAACGATCTTATGAGCCAATTCTGGGATGCATGGCAGGGTCTGAGCAACAACCCCGAACTGAGCGCCTCGCGCCAGACAGTGGTTCAGCAGGCCCAGTTGCTTGGTGAACAATTTGAAAGCATGGCGGCAGAACTTACCCAGGCCAGTATCGATATCGGTGTCGCAATTGATTCTTCAATTGATGATGTTAATGCACTCACAACACAACTTGCCAAATTAAATGTTAATATTGCAAGCTCAGAAACCAGCAAACAACAACAAAATGATCTTCGTGACAACCGTGACCAGTTGTTAAAAGATCTAGCATCTCTGGTGGACGTCTCCTATTTCGAAACCTCAAACGGTGCCTATACAATTCTTATGGGGGATGGCCATTCCCTGGTAGAACAAGGCTCCAGTTGGTCCCTTGACTGGGCCGACAACAACCTGCTCTGGATCAACACAACCTCTACCGGCAAACAGTACCGCACAACAATTGACCAAACAGACAACATGAACGGTAAAATTGGCGGCCTGATTGATCTCAACAAGAATCTTGTTGAAGGCAACCCCGACAACTATCGAGGCAGACTCGATGCCCTGGCAAACGGACTCATTCGCGAAGTCAACCAGATTCATACTCAAGGCGTGGGTCTGATCAGCTTCAGTGAACGGTTAACCAGCGCAGAGCTTGCCAACAACGCCGTTCTTTTGCATACAACTGTTGATACGCTCTCCAGCTCGGATTTTATCCCCGCCGGAACGTTAACGATTAACGACAGAAGTATTGGCCGCATAGACTCTGGAATTAATAGCAGAGGTCTGGCAATGGAAAAAACCTACAATGCCGCTCAGGCTATTAATGCTGCCGAGGCGGGTGTACAAGCACGCCTAACCACCTTAGTTGCCGGTAACGCAGTCACCGGTCTTGGCGCCAATGAAACAATAACTTTTTCGGTCAACGGAATCACTGTCACTCACACAGCCGGGGCGGGCGGAGAAACTGCCGCCCAGACAGCTTCCGGGGTAGTAACCAAGATTAATGCCGCCATCAACTCATATGACACTGCCGTCCCCCAAAACGTCCCGTCCGAAATGACTCTTGAGGCCATTATCGGCAACGGCCTTAACGGCGGGGTAACAAACTCAATAGTGCTAAGAAACACCAACCAAGGCGATGAATCTCGGATTATTATTGCCGGTGTAGATAACACGATAGGGGCTGCTGAGGCAAAGCTTGGGCTTACCGATGGCACTTACGTGGCCGATGCTTCCCATAACACCGGAGAGTTAAGCTTATTTTCCGATGAAGATCCTATTCAAATTGATGGCGGAGCCGATGATACTTATCTTGGTCACCTTGGCTGGGCTGGGACTATTCGCTACAGCAATCAGGCAGTCACCAGCGATGCCGCTCTCAGCACTACGCAATTTGACCTCAACGGCAGAACCATCATCATTGCAGTCCCTGGCGGCACCCCAGTCACTGCTGCTCCACCTGCTCCATCGGTGACCTCCATTGCAGTGGACGAGATCAACAAGGTTGCCGCTTTTACAGGTGTGACGGCAGAAGTCGGCAATGGCACAAATGGCGGCCCCTTAAATTCAATAGTTTTTTCCAGTGACATCACAAATATTACTATAGAGAACTATACTGTCACCGGGACCGATATTCTTAATCTGACAGAGATAAATAAACTTGGCGCCAACTCGGCAGATGAAACTTCCAATGACGGCAAACTTAGCTATGAAAAAGCTGATAATATGGTGGCCAACTCCTTGATGGGCATGGCGTATGCCGACACCTTACAAACCGATGGCGGCAGTTTTGACATGTGGATCTACAACACCGACGGTTCTCTCGCCTTATCACAACCCGTTAATGTCTCCTTGGAACGGGCCTACGACTTAGGTGATGTCGCCGATGCCATTAATATTTCAATTATAAACTCCATATCTCCGACGCCTTCTGCTCCGTGGGTAGAGGCCTCAGTTGTTGCTAACCAATTAGTACTTACCCCGGATAGCAGTCATAAATTCGCCTTTGGTGGCGACACCTCTAATTTCCTGGCCTCAATTGGCATCAACACTATTTTTACAGGTAATTCGGCCAGCACTTTTGGTATTAACCAAACCGTTGTCTCAAACTTAAGTCATCTGGCGGCAGGACAAGTCAATGAATTTGGTGAAATTTTCACAGGTAACAACAGTAATTCACTTGCCATATCAAATCTACAGCGCGACGAGACCATTACCTTTACCGGCAACCGAACTGATACCTTCGACGGCTTTTACAATTCACTTATCGCTACAATTGGTCTTAAGGGCGACAGCATTAACGTGAATCTTGATTACAACACAATGGTAAATGATCAGTTGGCTGAGCTCAGGGACTCCACCTCCGGAGTTTCCCTTGACGAGGAGATGTCGAACCTTATTCGCTATCAACATGCCTACTCTGCCGCTGCCAAACTGATTTCTACAGCAGATGAACTTATGCAGACTCTGCTGAACACGATTTAA
- a CDS encoding flagellar protein FlgN: MTQLNDQVVQDVFEALSLNIKLSQDLLTLLGNESEALKAMNPQELLTISKQKRTLLSRIQFLDESLKNHMADSIPVEQSKPKNGGYAGAVVPENFKLSGLIQLLPQDKVEAANSCKAKLNKIRQEIIVKNYINKKFTEDTLGYLGDAIALFTQPVTKNNTYCAKGMSSPKRSSSMPQMISREV, translated from the coding sequence ATGACACAATTAAATGATCAAGTTGTTCAAGATGTTTTTGAAGCCCTCAGCTTAAACATTAAGCTTTCACAGGATCTTCTTACCCTGCTGGGCAATGAGTCTGAGGCATTAAAGGCCATGAACCCCCAAGAGCTATTAACAATAAGCAAGCAAAAACGGACACTGCTTTCAAGAATTCAATTTCTTGACGAATCTTTAAAAAATCACATGGCCGACAGTATTCCGGTCGAACAGTCAAAACCCAAAAACGGTGGTTATGCCGGTGCGGTGGTCCCAGAAAATTTTAAGCTCTCCGGTCTCATTCAGCTTCTGCCTCAAGACAAGGTAGAGGCGGCTAACTCCTGCAAAGCGAAACTGAACAAAATTCGTCAGGAAATTATCGTAAAAAACTATATCAATAAAAAATTTACTGAAGATACCCTCGGCTATCTTGGCGACGCTATCGCATTGTTCACGCAACCCGTCACTAAGAACAACACCTATTGTGCCAAGGGAATGTCGTCGCCAAAAAGATCATCCTCCATGCCTCAGATGATAAGCCGCGAGGTTTAA
- a CDS encoding rod-binding protein — protein MKIQQNQFTPITRNDVSADAAKDIKLKKACNDFEAIIVKQLLTSMRKSIPKGGLFGNGFENETFQSMQDDELAKSIAHGKGIGIAQALYNEVSGKTSQTTNIGQPYDTIK, from the coding sequence ATGAAAATACAACAAAACCAATTCACACCGATTACACGAAATGATGTTTCAGCAGACGCGGCAAAAGATATCAAGCTGAAAAAGGCCTGTAACGACTTTGAGGCAATCATCGTCAAGCAGCTCCTGACGAGCATGAGAAAAAGCATTCCCAAGGGCGGCTTATTTGGAAATGGGTTTGAAAATGAGACGTTCCAGTCAATGCAGGATGACGAACTCGCTAAAAGCATAGCACACGGAAAGGGCATAGGGATTGCGCAGGCCCTTTACAATGAAGTTTCTGGAAAAACCAGTCAAACAACCAACATAGGTCAGCCTTATGACACAATTAAATGA
- a CDS encoding flagellar basal body P-ring protein FlgI yields the protein MRLALQLLCILSLTVIFTLPADYAHAVRIKDLASVKGVRSNQLIGYGLVVGLNGTGDGNKAAFTTQALVNMLKSMGIPVNENDIKVKNVAGVLVTANLPPFVKAGQAIDVVLSSLGDASSLQGGTLVATPLKGLDDQVYAVAQGPISIGGFQSTGAPADGIQANHLTVARIPDGATVEREVPVSFAGKKEIILSLNTPDFTTISRLSAAVNSYLNGPFATAVDGATVSIQIPENMDDQQIGFIASIENIEVIPDSTAKVVVDERTGTIVMGENVRISNLALSHGNLSIQVSDKPNSPIPNEMIGQILTDEMVRKMTDAISTPGGNAQQSKLINLTPGVTLGEMVRALNSVGAAPRDLIAIFQAIKAAGALQAELKII from the coding sequence ATGCGCTTAGCACTTCAACTACTCTGTATCCTCAGCCTGACCGTGATCTTCACTCTCCCGGCAGATTATGCCCATGCGGTTCGCATCAAGGATCTCGCCTCAGTTAAAGGCGTCAGAAGCAACCAGCTGATTGGCTACGGCCTCGTCGTCGGTCTAAACGGCACCGGAGACGGCAACAAAGCCGCTTTTACAACCCAGGCCCTTGTCAATATGCTTAAAAGCATGGGAATCCCAGTCAATGAAAACGATATTAAGGTAAAAAATGTTGCAGGTGTTCTGGTAACTGCCAACCTTCCACCATTTGTCAAGGCCGGTCAGGCCATTGACGTTGTTCTTTCTTCGCTGGGCGATGCTTCGTCTCTGCAAGGCGGCACTCTGGTGGCAACGCCCCTCAAAGGACTTGATGACCAGGTTTATGCTGTTGCCCAAGGCCCCATAAGTATCGGTGGATTTCAAAGCACAGGAGCCCCTGCTGACGGAATACAGGCCAACCATCTGACTGTTGCCAGAATACCGGATGGCGCTACAGTTGAACGTGAAGTACCTGTCTCGTTTGCGGGAAAAAAAGAGATTATTCTCAGCCTTAACACTCCCGACTTCACAACAATTTCTCGCCTATCCGCTGCCGTGAACTCCTATCTTAATGGTCCTTTTGCAACAGCAGTCGATGGTGCAACAGTCTCAATACAGATCCCCGAAAACATGGATGACCAACAGATAGGTTTTATCGCATCAATTGAAAACATCGAGGTTATACCTGACAGCACAGCAAAGGTTGTTGTCGACGAAAGAACCGGCACAATAGTCATGGGAGAAAATGTTCGCATCAGTAATCTCGCTCTTTCCCATGGCAATTTAAGTATTCAGGTATCGGACAAACCCAACTCCCCGATCCCCAACGAGATGATCGGTCAAATCCTGACCGACGAAATGGTCAGGAAGATGACAGACGCTATCAGCACACCAGGCGGCAATGCCCAACAGAGCAAGCTGATCAATCTCACCCCAGGTGTCACACTTGGAGAAATGGTCAGGGCACTAAACTCTGTTGGTGCCGCGCCAAGGGACTTGATCGCCATTTTCCAGGCAATTAAAGCAGCCGGCGCCTTACAGGCTGAATTGAAAATTATTTAA
- a CDS encoding flagellar basal body L-ring protein FlgH, protein MKSLIFTIVTALFMTGCVTKQSAQVSQPFPERHSLPLVERQQDLPAEGAIFSGQSRNIYSDSRAKAIGDIVLIKIVETSSGKKTAETTTSRDSSLKGGISSLFGFESLFAGPDGQHTPSLTSMSTNLQKSFTGTGETKRDSTVTATLSARVIDVTLDGNLIIRGYREVRVNNETQHIVLSGLVRPSDISKDNSIESSHIADARIEYTGTGAIASKQQPGWLANALDIVWPF, encoded by the coding sequence ATGAAAAGCCTCATCTTTACAATTGTCACAGCTCTTTTTATGACTGGTTGTGTAACCAAACAATCCGCCCAGGTCAGCCAGCCCTTCCCTGAACGTCACAGCCTCCCACTAGTCGAGCGCCAGCAGGATTTACCCGCAGAAGGAGCAATATTTTCCGGACAATCCAGGAATATCTATTCTGATAGCCGGGCCAAAGCTATTGGCGATATTGTCCTGATTAAAATTGTTGAAACTTCCAGCGGCAAAAAAACCGCAGAGACAACAACGTCAAGGGATTCAAGTCTCAAAGGAGGCATATCCTCTCTATTTGGTTTTGAAAGCTTGTTTGCCGGTCCGGACGGCCAACACACCCCATCTCTGACCAGCATGAGCACGAACCTCCAGAAAAGTTTTACGGGCACAGGAGAAACGAAAAGGGACAGCACGGTAACAGCGACCTTATCGGCTCGGGTCATTGATGTGACCTTAGACGGCAACTTAATTATTCGTGGTTACAGAGAAGTTCGGGTCAACAACGAAACCCAGCACATCGTCCTCTCCGGCTTAGTCAGACCGTCAGATATCTCAAAAGACAATTCAATTGAATCCTCACATATTGCCGATGCCCGCATTGAGTACACCGGAACAGGGGCTATTGCCTCCAAACAACAACCTGGCTGGCTGGCAAATGCCCTGGATATTGTGTGGCCGTTTTAA
- the flgA gene encoding flagellar basal body P-ring formation protein FlgA → MNLFKRKHPFFLIFIGFISLLPALANGSQNLPHYTLQQKEFEKAFSELVTRNQLFSADDVEIRNFFCDPCQLSVSQGVVDYLIISQSRGHQLGKEVITADVLVDGYTQGRIELSGDVHLFGEVVCAAHSLERHQILQQSDLITIRREINMLGPDFISKAAFAVGTELKTTLRPGAIIYKRFLKQPEIVKRGDVVSILAQSERLNIRVPGRIESAGAKGDLVRVKNLMSRKEIYARVINAEEVQVDF, encoded by the coding sequence ATGAACCTATTCAAACGTAAACACCCGTTTTTTCTAATATTTATCGGCTTCATATCCCTGTTACCGGCACTAGCAAACGGCTCCCAAAATCTGCCACACTACACCCTACAACAGAAGGAGTTTGAAAAAGCATTTTCTGAACTTGTGACCCGCAACCAGCTTTTTTCTGCCGATGATGTTGAGATCAGGAATTTCTTCTGCGACCCCTGTCAGCTTTCAGTCTCCCAAGGGGTGGTTGACTATTTGATAATTTCCCAGTCACGAGGCCACCAGCTTGGAAAAGAAGTAATCACCGCAGATGTCCTGGTGGACGGCTACACCCAAGGCCGTATTGAGCTTAGTGGTGATGTTCATCTCTTTGGTGAGGTGGTATGTGCCGCCCACTCATTAGAAAGGCACCAGATACTACAGCAGAGTGACTTAATAACAATTCGTCGTGAGATTAACATGCTTGGCCCGGACTTCATCAGTAAGGCTGCCTTTGCCGTTGGCACAGAACTTAAAACCACCCTGCGGCCAGGCGCAATCATCTACAAACGGTTTCTCAAGCAACCGGAAATCGTTAAACGAGGGGATGTGGTCTCTATCTTGGCCCAGTCCGAGCGCCTCAACATCCGAGTTCCAGGGCGAATTGAGTCAGCCGGCGCCAAGGGGGATCTTGTTCGTGTCAAGAACTTGATGAGCAGAAAAGAGATCTATGCCCGAGTTATCAATGCCGAAGAGGTACAAGTCGATTTTTAG
- the flgG gene encoding flagellar basal-body rod protein FlgG produces the protein MIRALYSARTGMNGQQTQLDVIANNLANVNTGGFKKSRAQFEDLFYQTLRSVGAETVAGGVVPTGVQVGLGTRVTSVQKIFTQGDYTQTGNDLDMAIEGDGFFQILRDGESYYTRDGSFKTDPDGYLVTANGDRLQPEFAIPDGTTLINIDSSGMLVAQDNGQQTLGTVQLTLHKFVNPAGLRSVGGNLYVESAASGAPTEGNPGSNGIGSLAQNFLETSNVDVTEEMVNLIITQRAYEVNSKAITTADQLLEIANTLKR, from the coding sequence ATGATCCGCGCATTATACTCAGCTCGAACAGGAATGAATGGCCAGCAAACACAGTTAGACGTTATTGCCAACAACCTGGCTAACGTTAACACCGGCGGCTTTAAAAAGAGTCGGGCTCAGTTTGAGGATCTGTTTTACCAGACATTGCGGTCTGTCGGCGCCGAAACCGTAGCGGGGGGTGTCGTGCCAACCGGTGTTCAGGTTGGTCTAGGCACACGAGTGACCTCTGTCCAGAAAATCTTCACTCAAGGTGACTACACCCAGACCGGCAATGACCTTGATATGGCCATTGAGGGTGATGGATTCTTTCAGATTCTGCGGGATGGCGAATCGTATTATACCCGTGACGGTAGTTTCAAGACTGACCCCGACGGGTATCTGGTTACAGCCAATGGCGACCGGCTTCAGCCTGAATTTGCAATTCCCGATGGCACAACACTTATAAATATCGACTCCAGCGGTATGCTTGTTGCCCAAGACAATGGCCAACAGACCCTGGGTACCGTCCAGTTAACCTTACATAAGTTTGTCAATCCTGCAGGGCTCCGTAGCGTAGGCGGCAACCTGTATGTGGAATCCGCCGCCTCCGGAGCACCAACTGAAGGCAATCCTGGCTCCAACGGCATTGGCTCCTTGGCGCAAAACTTCCTGGAGACCTCAAACGTTGATGTCACCGAGGAAATGGTCAACCTGATTATCACCCAACGGGCCTATGAAGTTAACTCAAAGGCAATCACAACCGCTGATCAATTGTTGGAAATTGCCAACACCTTGAAACGATAA
- the flgF gene encoding flagellar basal-body rod protein FlgF translates to MFVKNRLGLIEGTETMLAQEHRMNQITNNLANVDTAGYKKENITFWEMMFTAADNRQRVGKALKPLITHTQGGINTTGNPLDLAINGQGFFQIQTADGVRYTRNGNFTLNAEGQLSSHDGSLVLGDGGPIVLPNENVQIGQDGQIMADGQVVNQLSLVTFEDLNSLEKEGKTFFRIKDNGALAIPVDVVNIQQGHLEGANVSVVSEMTEMIDLQRAYQTQQKVIQTIDDLDSQSITRVGKLT, encoded by the coding sequence GTGTTTGTAAAAAATCGTCTTGGCCTCATTGAAGGCACTGAAACCATGCTCGCCCAGGAACACCGTATGAACCAGATCACTAACAACCTGGCAAACGTCGATACCGCTGGCTATAAGAAGGAAAATATTACCTTCTGGGAGATGATGTTCACTGCTGCCGACAACCGCCAAAGGGTTGGCAAGGCGCTGAAGCCCTTAATCACACATACTCAGGGCGGCATCAACACGACCGGCAACCCCCTGGACCTGGCGATTAACGGGCAAGGGTTCTTTCAAATTCAAACAGCCGATGGCGTTCGCTATACACGTAATGGCAACTTCACCTTAAACGCTGAAGGGCAGTTAAGCAGCCATGACGGCAGCCTGGTTCTTGGCGACGGTGGCCCGATAGTCCTGCCGAACGAAAACGTCCAGATAGGCCAGGATGGCCAGATAATGGCCGATGGCCAGGTGGTTAACCAGCTCAGCCTGGTCACCTTTGAAGACCTGAACAGTCTCGAAAAAGAAGGAAAAACATTTTTTCGAATTAAAGACAATGGTGCCTTGGCAATCCCTGTGGATGTCGTAAATATCCAGCAGGGCCACCTTGAAGGTGCCAATGTGAGCGTTGTCAGCGAGATGACCGAAATGATCGATTTGCAGCGTGCCTACCAGACCCAACAGAAAGTTATTCAGACCATTGACGACCTTGACAGCCAGTCCATCACAAGAGTCGGCAAATTGACATAG
- a CDS encoding EscU/YscU/HrcU family type III secretion system export apparatus switch protein: MPQKKSSIKQKPKKKAVALRYDRGKDSAPKIVGKGQGLLAQKILDLAAEHGIPIHPDADLIEVLSLLNLNEEIPPETYVIVAEILAFVYRTNQSYNPKAG; this comes from the coding sequence ATGCCTCAAAAAAAATCTTCCATCAAGCAAAAGCCCAAGAAAAAAGCCGTTGCCCTTCGCTATGACCGCGGCAAAGATTCGGCTCCCAAAATCGTTGGTAAAGGGCAAGGCCTTCTTGCCCAAAAGATACTTGATCTTGCTGCCGAGCATGGCATCCCTATTCATCCTGATGCTGACCTCATAGAGGTTTTATCCCTTTTAAACCTTAACGAGGAAATCCCTCCAGAAACCTACGTCATCGTTGCCGAAATCCTCGCTTTCGTCTACAGAACCAACCAGTCTTACAACCCCAAGGCTGGCTAG
- the queC gene encoding 7-cyano-7-deazaguanine synthase QueC, which yields MSEQKKAVILLSGGLDSTTVLAIALDQGYSCYCLSFSYGQRQTIELEKAAAIAAQNGARHLVLDIGLGKIGGSALTDAIDVPKDPIGSATAAGAVGKIPVTYVPGRNTIFLSYAMAWAEVVGAWDIFIGVNAMDYSGYPDCRPEFLQQFEKLAKLATKSGVSEDRYFKINAPLMHLTKKEIIIKGLSLGVDYSMTHSCYDPDVQGRACGRCEACQLRLKGFAQAGRKDSIHYQVGE from the coding sequence ATGAGTGAACAAAAAAAAGCTGTGATCCTTTTGAGTGGTGGTCTGGACTCAACAACGGTGCTCGCCATTGCCCTTGATCAAGGGTATTCCTGTTATTGCTTGAGCTTTTCCTATGGCCAGCGGCAAACCATTGAGCTTGAAAAGGCCGCAGCTATTGCTGCGCAAAATGGAGCAAGGCACCTGGTTCTTGATATTGGTTTAGGGAAAATAGGTGGCTCTGCCCTGACTGATGCTATAGATGTCCCCAAGGATCCTATCGGTTCTGCGACGGCAGCTGGCGCAGTGGGTAAGATACCGGTTACCTACGTCCCTGGGCGGAATACAATCTTTCTCTCTTATGCAATGGCGTGGGCTGAAGTTGTGGGCGCCTGGGATATTTTTATTGGTGTCAATGCGATGGATTACAGCGGCTACCCTGATTGTCGGCCTGAATTCCTTCAGCAGTTTGAAAAGCTTGCCAAGTTAGCCACTAAATCAGGGGTTAGCGAGGATCGGTATTTTAAGATTAATGCCCCTTTAATGCATCTGACTAAAAAAGAGATTATCATTAAAGGGCTCAGCTTGGGTGTGGATTATAGCATGACCCACAGTTGTTATGATCCTGATGTGCAGGGGCGGGCTTGTGGGCGATGTGAAGCTTGCCAGCTGCGTTTGAAGGGTTTTGCTCAGGCAGGCAGAAAAGATTCAATCCACTATCAGGTTGGCGAATAG
- a CDS encoding glycoside hydrolase family 3 protein gives MVGVPGLELDDSTRQLINQDKIHNFILFRRNVGDKKQLQRLCADLKKACLDSGLPAPLISIDQEGGSVARLAAPFTVFPDQRLLAEDVFPEDKLREYAITCARELRELGVNMNLAPVLDVCPRGKDLFMERRCLGNDPERVAELGVVVIKAMQGERVAACAKHFPGLGMAELDPHLDLPVVDLPRSRFNEVELVPFRRAKEAGVAAFMTSHAVYSDFDEGLPGTLSREIVHGFLRGKLGYQGLVITDDLEMGAIEQFMPFAKATLQSFVAGADLLLACHDHEKIRVALKEMRRALEGGLISKEAISISLHRQVDVLDMVA, from the coding sequence ATGGTTGGAGTTCCGGGGCTGGAATTGGATGATTCAACACGACAGCTGATCAACCAGGATAAAATTCACAATTTTATTCTTTTTCGGAGAAATGTTGGAGATAAAAAGCAGCTCCAACGGCTTTGCGCCGATTTAAAAAAGGCTTGTCTTGACAGTGGCCTTCCGGCTCCACTCATATCTATTGATCAGGAGGGTGGTTCGGTTGCCAGGCTTGCTGCACCGTTTACCGTTTTCCCTGATCAGCGCCTTCTTGCTGAAGATGTTTTTCCTGAAGATAAGCTTCGTGAATACGCGATTACCTGTGCCAGAGAGTTGCGGGAGCTTGGTGTTAATATGAATTTGGCGCCGGTGCTTGATGTCTGTCCCAGAGGAAAGGATCTTTTTATGGAACGGCGCTGCCTCGGCAACGATCCCGAAAGGGTTGCTGAGCTTGGCGTGGTTGTTATCAAGGCGATGCAGGGAGAAAGGGTGGCGGCTTGTGCAAAGCATTTCCCCGGTTTAGGCATGGCAGAACTCGATCCGCATTTAGACCTGCCCGTTGTTGATCTGCCGCGGAGTCGTTTTAATGAGGTTGAATTGGTCCCTTTCAGGCGGGCAAAAGAGGCTGGTGTGGCCGCTTTCATGACTTCCCATGCTGTCTATTCTGATTTTGATGAAGGGCTTCCCGGCACATTGTCGCGCGAAATAGTCCACGGATTTTTACGAGGGAAACTTGGGTACCAGGGGCTCGTTATTACCGATGATCTTGAGATGGGTGCAATCGAGCAGTTTATGCCTTTCGCCAAGGCCACCCTGCAGTCTTTTGTGGCAGGTGCTGATTTGCTTTTGGCCTGCCATGATCACGAAAAAATTCGAGTAGCCTTGAAAGAGATGCGTCGAGCGCTGGAAGGTGGCTTAATTTCAAAAGAGGCGATTTCAATTTCTTTACATCGACAGGTTGACGTACTCGATATGGTTGCTTAG
- a CDS encoding HPF/RaiA family ribosome-associated protein, with amino-acid sequence MELQVEGRNVSIRNAWQEKIEDEKERLDRHHPGLVHNLRVTITATKHHKEGGYELQVVASVPNDTVVVKRKGETVRVLLGDAFDTLGGQLKELQRKRRQTTKVPDSVAGASIEGVIKKLVPYESYGFLTTSDGKEVYFHENSLKDVTMDRLSEGDNVKFGEGEGDKGPCAAWVRSA; translated from the coding sequence ATGGAGCTTCAGGTAGAAGGCCGTAATGTAAGTATCAGAAACGCGTGGCAGGAAAAAATCGAAGATGAAAAGGAGCGTTTGGACAGGCATCATCCTGGGCTTGTGCACAATTTACGTGTAACAATCACAGCGACAAAGCATCACAAGGAAGGGGGGTACGAGTTGCAGGTAGTTGCATCGGTGCCGAATGATACCGTAGTTGTGAAGCGCAAGGGTGAAACTGTCCGCGTTTTGCTTGGTGATGCTTTTGACACGTTGGGTGGTCAGTTAAAGGAGCTACAGCGCAAGCGTCGGCAGACCACCAAGGTTCCAGACAGTGTAGCCGGGGCATCAATAGAAGGTGTAATCAAAAAACTGGTTCCCTATGAGTCTTATGGTTTTTTAACGACTTCTGACGGCAAAGAAGTTTATTTTCACGAAAACTCATTAAAAGATGTAACGATGGATCGCTTGTCGGAAGGAGATAATGTTAAATTTGGCGAGGGCGAAGGAGATAAAGGCCCTTGTGCTGCTTGGGTACGATCAGCATAG